A region from the Saccharomonospora azurea NA-128 genome encodes:
- a CDS encoding Vgb family protein: MTTPAITDHWVAGERGSGTGPYGVTVGPDGAVWFTMARSGCVGRWVPGEEPTLHRLAPDCQPTVIVTGPDGALWFTETQGHRIGRLTTDGELTEFATPTGESGPYGLTVGPDGAMWFTELNADRIGRITSTGEITEYPLTRAGAFPSAIATGADDALWFTMNQANAVGRLAMDGTVTVYDLPTEAAGPVGLTAGDDGALWFVEIMAGQLGRITTTGEITEYPLPDRNAKPHAITAGGDGRCWFTEWGSGRVGSITSEGVIDVYDLPVPASEPHGIAVGPDGVVWAALEVGALARIDTRRRDG, translated from the coding sequence ATGACGACACCCGCCATCACCGACCACTGGGTGGCCGGGGAGCGCGGCAGCGGAACCGGTCCGTACGGCGTGACCGTCGGCCCCGACGGCGCGGTGTGGTTCACCATGGCCCGCTCGGGGTGCGTCGGCCGGTGGGTTCCGGGTGAGGAACCGACGCTGCACCGCCTCGCTCCCGACTGCCAACCCACGGTGATCGTCACCGGTCCGGACGGCGCGCTGTGGTTCACCGAGACCCAGGGCCACCGCATCGGCCGCCTCACCACGGACGGCGAGCTCACCGAGTTCGCGACACCCACGGGCGAGTCCGGCCCGTACGGGCTCACGGTGGGTCCGGACGGTGCGATGTGGTTCACCGAACTGAACGCCGACCGGATCGGGCGGATCACGAGCACCGGGGAGATCACCGAGTACCCGCTGACACGCGCGGGCGCCTTCCCGTCGGCGATCGCCACGGGCGCCGACGACGCCCTGTGGTTCACGATGAACCAGGCGAACGCCGTGGGGCGCCTGGCGATGGACGGCACCGTGACGGTGTACGACCTGCCCACCGAGGCGGCGGGCCCGGTCGGACTCACCGCGGGAGACGACGGAGCGCTGTGGTTCGTGGAGATCATGGCCGGTCAACTCGGGCGCATCACCACGACGGGCGAGATCACCGAGTATCCCCTGCCCGACCGGAACGCGAAGCCCCACGCGATCACCGCCGGAGGTGACGGGAGGTGCTGGTTCACGGAGTGGGGTTCGGGCCGCGTCGGTTCGATCACGTCCGAGGGTGTCATCGACGTGTACGACCTGCCCGTCCCCGCGAGCGAACCGCACGGCATCGCCGTCGGCCCCGACGGGGTCGTCTGGGCCGCGTTGGAGGTGGGCGCGCTGGCGCGCATCGACACCCGGAGGCGAGACGGCTGA
- a CDS encoding DUF5701 family protein: MSEKAVDVEVEFDRQVERLVELGYPELAGRPAERFGESVAPLRELVRSRTIGEHDPENGRVGFALVVTRRLVPIEQAMQRTALVGRSTPGFVDRSFEEGSLARFVAPEAVHVPDADAYLLFDVDRGEEFCGAVPVDAMDAIAGRERTVLTIEEGIALLTLYPEVLVKNKCYMLGGSRCGDRRVPALWISRNAPKLGWCWERNPHTWLGMASAASRVAAA, translated from the coding sequence GTGAGTGAGAAGGCTGTCGACGTCGAGGTCGAGTTCGACCGGCAGGTCGAGCGCCTCGTCGAGCTGGGCTATCCCGAACTGGCGGGCCGGCCGGCCGAACGCTTCGGCGAGTCGGTGGCGCCGCTGCGTGAGCTGGTGAGGTCGCGAACGATCGGCGAGCACGACCCGGAGAACGGGCGGGTGGGGTTCGCGCTCGTGGTGACCCGGCGGCTGGTGCCGATCGAGCAGGCGATGCAGCGGACGGCGCTGGTCGGGAGGAGTACGCCCGGGTTCGTCGACCGGTCCTTCGAGGAGGGTTCACTGGCGCGGTTCGTCGCACCGGAGGCGGTGCACGTGCCCGACGCGGACGCCTACCTGCTGTTCGACGTCGACCGGGGCGAGGAGTTCTGCGGCGCGGTCCCGGTCGACGCGATGGACGCGATCGCCGGGCGCGAGCGCACCGTACTGACCATCGAGGAGGGCATCGCGCTGCTCACGCTGTATCCGGAGGTGCTGGTGAAGAACAAGTGCTACATGCTGGGCGGCTCGCGCTGTGGCGACCGCCGGGTGCCCGCTCTCTGGATCAGCCGGAACGCGCCGAAGCTGGGGTGGTGCTGGGAACGCAACCCGCACACCTGGCTCGGGATGGCCTCCGCGGCGAGCCGGGTGGCGGCCGCCTGA
- the tsaB gene encoding tRNA (adenosine(37)-N6)-threonylcarbamoyltransferase complex dimerization subunit type 1 TsaB, whose protein sequence is MLVLAIDTATPAVTAGVVDLGEQSATVLAECVTHDARAHGELLTPHVLEAVGAAGTTLHDLDAVVCGVGPGPFTGLRAGIVTAAALGDSLGIPAYPVCSLDAIAADVVRDADAPEPFAVVTDARRREVYWAAYDADGTRTSGPEVSKPADLDEALRRVEHAHPTPAGLARVAANAVVSGAEPDPLTPLYLRRPDATLPGARKRVTTP, encoded by the coding sequence GTGCTTGTACTCGCCATCGACACCGCCACGCCCGCCGTGACGGCCGGTGTCGTCGATCTGGGGGAACAGTCGGCCACCGTGCTCGCCGAGTGCGTCACCCACGACGCCCGCGCCCACGGCGAGCTGCTGACCCCGCACGTGCTGGAGGCCGTCGGCGCCGCCGGAACGACGCTGCACGACCTCGACGCCGTGGTGTGCGGGGTGGGGCCGGGCCCGTTCACCGGGTTGCGGGCGGGCATCGTCACGGCGGCCGCGCTGGGTGACAGCCTCGGCATCCCCGCGTACCCGGTGTGCAGTCTCGACGCCATCGCCGCCGACGTGGTGCGTGACGCCGACGCGCCCGAGCCGTTCGCGGTGGTCACCGACGCCCGGCGGCGTGAGGTGTACTGGGCCGCCTACGACGCCGACGGCACCCGCACGAGCGGGCCCGAGGTGTCGAAGCCGGCCGACCTCGACGAGGCCCTTCGCCGCGTCGAGCACGCCCACCCCACCCCGGCCGGCCTGGCCCGGGTGGCTGCGAACGCGGTGGTGTCCGGGGCCGAGCCGGATCCGCTCACTCCGCTCTACCTGCGCCGTCCCGACGCCACGTTGCCGGGCGCGCGGAAGCGGGTGACGACGCCGTGA
- the rimI gene encoding ribosomal protein S18-alanine N-acetyltransferase: MRLEPLRRRHIRACVEIERLLFSGDGPWSAAAFHAELDAGGYYLAALDDEDDRLLGYAGLAVVGRPGDWETGLHTIAVHPDHQGKGIGTALLRALLVRADELSAAVVLEVRTDNDTAIALYERYGFERVGLRKRYYQPSGADAYTMVRPARRTQEVAG, translated from the coding sequence GTGAGGCTCGAACCGCTGCGTCGTCGCCACATCCGCGCGTGTGTGGAGATCGAGCGACTCCTGTTCTCCGGCGACGGCCCGTGGAGTGCGGCGGCGTTCCACGCCGAGCTCGACGCGGGCGGGTACTACCTGGCCGCGTTGGACGACGAGGACGACCGCCTGCTGGGCTATGCGGGGTTGGCCGTGGTCGGCAGGCCGGGCGACTGGGAGACGGGCCTGCACACCATCGCCGTCCACCCGGATCACCAGGGCAAGGGGATCGGGACCGCGTTGCTGCGCGCCCTGCTCGTTCGCGCGGACGAGTTGAGCGCGGCGGTGGTGCTGGAGGTTCGCACCGACAACGACACCGCGATCGCGCTGTACGAGCGGTACGGGTTCGAGCGGGTCGGGCTGCGCAAGCGGTACTACCAGCCGTCGGGTGCCGACGCGTACACGATGGTGCGACCGGCGCGTCGCACGCAGGAGGTGGCAGGCTGA